ATTTTGTAGAAAAGCATTGCCTGCATGAATAATCGATTGCGAAAAAAGTTCGATCGCCTTTTCTTCACTATGACGATCTAAAGTTAATCCATTCATAATGGCATCGCTATAGTAACGTTCCACAAAATCTAAAGCCGTACGATAGTAGCTGGCTTTGATGGTTCTGAAAATTTCCTGAGAAAAAACCACTCCATTGGTCGCCATTTTACGAAATATTGCTTTGCAAATATCAATCGACATTTTAGACAAACCTCGTTGACGATCTTCAATGGAAAGTTCTTGATGTTTGTGGTCGTAGGCATCGGCAATATCTACCTGACAAATTTTGTTGAGATTGTGGTTGCGATAAACATCGTAAAGTACGCCGATTTCTAATCCCCAATCATAGGGAATGCGAATGGTGTTGACCACCTCAGAAACCATGGCAAACTCTCCCGATAGAGGATAGCGAAAGCTGTCGATGTACTCTAAAAAGGGATTGTTGGGAAAAATCTTTTGCAGCGATCGCACCAAAGGACTAACTAATAGTCGCATGACTCTACCATGCAATTTATTATTTGCCTGACGATAATAATAGCCTTTAGAAAATTTGAATTGAAAGGCGGGATTGGCTAATGGATAAATTAGTTTTGTTAGTAATTCTTTGTTGTAAGTTAAGATATCGCAATCATGCAAAGCCAAAATTTTTCTTCCGACTCCAGAAGACAAAAAATAGCCCATACAATACCAGACATTGCATCCTTTACCTCGTTCGCTAGGAGCTAACCCTTCATTTTTTAATAACTGATGTACGGCTTGCATACGCGCCCCATCATTCCACAAGATTTTGTAGTTTTGCGGTAACTTAGAAAAGTATGCTTTGGCATAGTCGAATTCTACTTCAGATGCGCGATCTAAACCAATAATAATTTGGTTTATATATTCAACTTTAGTTAGTTCTTCAACAATGTTTGGCAATGCCTTACCTTCAAGTTCGGTAAATAAACATGGCAGCACCAAAGTCATTGGTGTCGTAGTTTGAGAAATATGCAGTAATTCTGCTTCGAGCGATTCGACAGAACGACTGTGTAAATCATGTAAGGTGGTTATTTCACCGTTTTGAAAAAAGTCAGCGATTTCAATTCACCTCCCAAGTATACCTACAAAATATTTTCCAAGCAAAAATCGATCGCTTCTTGCCAGCCATAGGGAGCTAGTTGAGAAGCGTAAAAAACTCGATCGCGTTCTAGCTTTAAAGCTTTGCCTTTAGCTGAAGGAATTACCACCGCCAAATCGGCTCGTTCCAACATTGGCAAATCGTTCGGACTATCACCAAGAGCAATTATTTTCACCTCTTCCTGCCAACGTCGAGCATAATATTGTTTTAATTCACTAAAGCAACTTGCCTTATTAAAATTTCCCATGACATGGTAGAGTCGTCCCCCTTTAATACACTGTAACTGTCGTTTGGCTAACTTCTCTCTAAATTTTTCTAATGCCAGTTGCGAATCTTGCCATAATATTGGTTCGGTGGCTTCTCGCTGCATTGCTTTTTGGGCATCTGCAACGGTTAAATCAGTCCACTTTACTACAACATCTATGGTGACATCGGCAAACCCTTGATAGTTAAGATTTAATTCTTGTTTGAGCGATCGCAAGTATGCTAAAAATTGCTCTCTGGGAGTTCCTAAATATTTAGGAGCAGCTTCTAAACTACATATAATTCCACCATTTTCACAGACAAATGGTTCTCGGTTATCAAGTTTGTGGCGCAGTTCGCTAATTTCTGCCTGAGTCTTACTAGAGTTAAAAATTATGGGAATTTCACGCTGATTTAATTGTGCGATCGCTGTCTTAGCAGGAGTATATTCATAAGTTTGACGGTCTAGCAGCGTTCCATCTAAGTCAGTAACGACAATGTATCGCATAGCTTGTGTTGACTTTTATTTTCTTCAACAAATTATAATATGAAAACTTTAATTTTCATGTTTAAGGTCAAATTAAAACACCGCCAATCTTTAAAAGCAGATACCAATCCATGACGAACGGGATTGTAATTAATGTAGTCTACATGGTTGCGAAAATCTAACGCGATCGCAAACGATACAAAGAAACATTAGAACATTCTGTCTCCTGTCTCTTAAGAAAGATGTGTTCTCATCAAAAAACGTATTGCTATATCTTGCCAAAATCTAAGATCTCAGGCTACATTGCAGTTTTCAGTGTCTATCCATCTAGCTCATTCAAATAATTTACAAATCGCATGGTTGCCAGGCAGAAAGTTAGCTTCACCTCACAAGAACGAGTTTCCAACTCCGAGTCAAAACCTCCCAAAATTCGCCATTACGAATATCCAGATTACAGTAAGCCGCTTGTAGAAATTCCTTATGAAGCCCGCAAGAAAATTTTGGCTCGTTTATCTTTTCTCTATGGAGAAGCAGAGGCGCAAAAATATTTGCCCGAATTGGAGCGAATTTTAAAAGTCTATTACGCACACAAACCACCTGCTAAAATCGAAGCCGAACGAGATTTGCTGCCTGCCAACCGCTTTACAGAAAAAGACGTTATTTTAATTACCTATGGAGATTTACTTCGCAGCGAAAAATCTTCTCCTTTAGCTAGCTTGGTTCATATTTTAGAACAGGTACCAGGATTTAAAAAAGCGATTAATACCCTGCATATACTGCCCTTTTTTCCTTACTCTTCAGATCGGGGTTTTTCCGTTACCGACTTTCGCAATGTAGATCCTAAGCTAGGTTCGTGGCAAGATATCGCTCAGATTGGCGACTCATATCAATTGATGTTCGATGCGGTATGCAACCATACCTCATCTCAAAGCAAGGCTTTCCAAAAATTATTAAACGGCAACCCCGAATACAAAGACATTGCTACAGTTTATCATTCTCCCGATGAATTGAGTCCAGAGGATCTACAAAAGGTAGTGCGTCCTCGTACTAGCGATTTGTTAACCAAATTTCAGTCAATCGACGGTCCTATTTGGGTATGGACGACTTTTTCTGCCGACCAAATCGATTTGAATTATCGCAACCCTAAAGTACTGCTCTGGGTAATCGAAACCCTGTTACTTTACGTGCGTCGCGGAGCAGATTTAATTCGTCTCGATGCCGTTACCTATCTCTGGGAAATTCCTGGGACTTCCTGCGCTAATTTGGAACAAACTCACGAAACCATCAAGCTATTTCGCGATATTTTAAACGTCGTCGCTCCAGGTGTCGCTTTAATTACCGAAACTAATATTCCTCACGAACAAAATATTGCTTATTTTGGTAACGGTCACGATGAAGCACAAATGGTTTACAACTTTGCCCTACCTCCGTTAGTGCTGCATACTTTTTATCGCGAAGATACAACCGCTCTAGCTAAATGGGCAAAACAATTAGAGTTTCCTTCAGATACTTGTACCTATCTTAATATCTTAGATACTCACGATGGCATTGGCTTAATGGGAGTAAAAAACATTCTGGCGAGCGAAGATATTCAATATTTAATTAGCAGAGCCAGAGAACACGGTGCTTTTGTTTCCTATCGTACGGGATCGGGCGGACAAGACGAACCTTATGAAATTAATACTACCTGGTATAGTGCTTTAAATTTAGATAGTGATGATGAATCGTTGGCTATTCAAATTAAACGTTTTGTCGCTTCTCGCAGCATAGCGTTAGCACTAAAAGGCGTACCTGGAATTTATGTACACGGTTTGTTTGGCACTACCAATGATGTAAATACAGTTCTAAAAACCAAGTCCAAACGAGATATCAATCGTCAGATAATTGCCGAAACCGTTTTAGACGAACAATTACAACGCCCTGATTCTAAACTATCTCAACTTACTAAAGCTTTAGGTAGACTTTTAGAAATTCGGGTTTGCCAGCGAGCTTTTCATCCCCACGGAGAACAACAAATTTTGACTCTTTCTCCACAATGTTTTGCTGTATTACGAGTCGCACCCGAATGTGAAGAACATATTCTTACCATAACTAATGTCTCTAACCAAATTTGTCAGCTGGAAATTCCTCTAACCGAACTAAAATTAAACGATTCACAATCTATTGCTTGCGCTACCCCAGAAGACAGTTATTGGTACGATTTGATCGGACATAGAGGCTGGAGAGTTCAAGGACAAAAAATTTCTCTAACTTTGCAACCTTACGATGTTGTTTGGCTAGTTCCTTTTATTGAGTTAGAAAGAAGCATAGATCGGACTTGAACAGGGTGTTTTCTGGGTTGAACTGAGGTGAAAAAGGCAAAAGGAGCGGCGACCTACAGAGGCGCATACGCAAGGGCGCGTTAGCTCCCTTTTAGGGGTGGGTTTTTAATAAACTAAGAGAAAGACACTTGAACTGCATAATTCTGATGAGAATACATCCATGTCTCAAAAGTTGGGTAGGAACAGTAACTCGCAACATGCCGCATTTAAGTAAGCCACAAGCCAAGGTCTTAGCAATGTGGAGTTTTGGAATCGTCATAACGCAATCAAGCGGTTTGACTACTGTATTGATATTTCTCGCCAAATTATTAGACATCAAAAAAAATACGGTGCGACAAAGACTGATTTTCCTCTGTGTTCTGATGCTATTATTTCTCGGTGTTTGGGCATTAATCGCTCAAGTTAATTTTTTGAATTTCATTTTTTACCTTACTCTCTTTTTGCTCTCTTTTCTTCGTAAAATTGCCAAGTCGTGAAAATATCAGCATTAATAGCGGAAATACCCAATGTTTGAGCTATTAAAAGATTACGTCGCTTATGTGTCCCAAGCCCATCGTATCGTGAGAATACAGGACAATCCGCCATCTTCGCTGGGAAACATCTAACTGATTTGACAGACTTGGCATAGTTTTAAGACGGTGATTGGTGGTTGAGCCTCGTACATGGTCAATAGCAATGGTCATGATTTCTCCCACACAAAATGCGATTGAGTGTTTTTTGGAGTATTAATGTTAATTGTTAAAATTACTTATATTTAATAAAAGATTAACTACACCTTAATAATGTGCGAGATAACCATGAAGCATTAGTGAAAAATTAATGAGAGAGTTTTCATGACAACTGACTGTCAATGGTTCGGACAAAATTAAGCAGCAATAGCTCCGTAATCATAGCTATCTTGCTTTGTCAAACATTTTTCAATACTTCTTCTGTAATAATATTGGGGATACTTTTACTACCAATCCAGAAGAATCACTCGTGCTCAAATGTTTAGTTTGAGTGTTTCTGAATTCTTTTTCTTGGAATTAGAGGAAACTAGCGGTAGCGTAATCGTAAATGTTGCTACTTTTCCTTTGCCGAGGCTGTCTACTAGCCCTTCCGAGAGCATAAAACGGCGGAATTTAAAAGTAGTCGCTAGCCAAAACAGACAGAACGGTGGCGAGCAGACCCGAACCAAGTCCACCATACCAAGCACTAAACAAAACGGCGGAATTTAAAAGTAGTCGCTAGCCAAAACAGACAGAACGGTGGCGAGCAGACCCGAACCAAGTCCACCATACCAAGCACTAAACATAACTGCCGCAAAAAATAACGCCGAGCTAATATTTAATTCACATTAGACGTAATATAAAAGGTATTACTAAAACTAAAGGCAGTGGAACGCCCGATTTGGATACTCGACCACAATAGGGGTTGAAAAAATCTCTGCTTGTTGGTTTCGGCTTATGAGGAACTTAAGTTAAAGATAGTGTTCCTTAGTATCAAGCTAAAATAAACGTTACTTAAAATACAAAAAACGTGTTGACATAAACATCAGCAATCGCTTCGCCATAAAATAAAGATAATATGCCTCCCAAAGCTAAAAAAGGACCAAAAGGCATGGGCTGTTTTTTATTTAACAAACCCAAAGCCATTGCACCACCACCGAGTACTGCCCCTAGACCACAGGCTACAAAACAAGTAACCAAGACAGATTTCCAGCCAACCCAGGCACCAATAGTTGCCAGCAATTTACCGTCAGCATCGCCCATTGCTTCTTGCTGAAAAATAATTGTACCGAGAATTCTAATCGTTTCTAACAGCCAAATTCCAACCGTAGCACCAGCAATACCAAAGATAGCATTGGCGATCGCCGCAGAACTGCCGCTATTGCTCCAGCCAATTATAACCTGAAAAACTAAACCTAGTACTAAACCTGACTTAGTAAGGGAAGCAGGTAAAGTCATGGTATCGAAATCGATTAAGGTCAAAGACAATAACCAAGAAAATAAAATCCAGTACCCTATGGTTTCAACACTATAGCCAAATTGTCCAAAGATAATTAGGAACATAATTCCCGTTACCGCTTCGATTAGAGGATAGCGAAAGGAAATTGTAGTTTTACAGTAACTACAGCGTCCTTTCAGCATCAACCAGCCTAAAATCGGTACGTTTTCAGTTTTACCCAACTGATGCTGGCAACGAGGGCAGTGAGAAGCAGGATAAACTATCGAAAGTCCTGCGGGTAGGCGATAAACGACTACGTTTAAAAAGCTGCCAATACAGGCACCAAAAACAAACACGAC
This region of Myxosarcina sp. GI1 genomic DNA includes:
- a CDS encoding DUF4118 domain-containing protein, yielding MFSAWYGGLGSGLLATVLSVLASDYF
- a CDS encoding glycosyl transferase, which gives rise to MADFFQNGEITTLHDLHSRSVESLEAELLHISQTTTPMTLVLPCLFTELEGKALPNIVEELTKVEYINQIIIGLDRASEVEFDYAKAYFSKLPQNYKILWNDGARMQAVHQLLKNEGLAPSERGKGCNVWYCMGYFLSSGVGRKILALHDCDILTYNKELLTKLIYPLANPAFQFKFSKGYYYRQANNKLHGRVMRLLVSPLVRSLQKIFPNNPFLEYIDSFRYPLSGEFAMVSEVVNTIRIPYDWGLEIGVLYDVYRNHNLNKICQVDIADAYDHKHQELSIEDRQRGLSKMSIDICKAIFRKMATNGVVFSQEIFRTIKASYYRTALDFVERYYSDAIMNGLTLDRHSEEKAIELFSQSIIHAGNAFLQNPQLNPVIPSWNRVMSADANILQKINDAVEADNS
- a CDS encoding DUF4118 domain-containing protein, yielding MFSAWYGGLGSGLLATVLSVLASDYF
- a CDS encoding mannosyl-3-phosphoglycerate phosphatase; this encodes MRYIVVTDLDGTLLDRQTYEYTPAKTAIAQLNQREIPIIFNSSKTQAEISELRHKLDNREPFVCENGGIICSLEAAPKYLGTPREQFLAYLRSLKQELNLNYQGFADVTIDVVVKWTDLTVADAQKAMQREATEPILWQDSQLALEKFREKLAKRQLQCIKGGRLYHVMGNFNKASCFSELKQYYARRWQEEVKIIALGDSPNDLPMLERADLAVVIPSAKGKALKLERDRVFYASQLAPYGWQEAIDFCLENIL
- a CDS encoding sugar phosphorylase produces the protein MVARQKVSFTSQERVSNSESKPPKIRHYEYPDYSKPLVEIPYEARKKILARLSFLYGEAEAQKYLPELERILKVYYAHKPPAKIEAERDLLPANRFTEKDVILITYGDLLRSEKSSPLASLVHILEQVPGFKKAINTLHILPFFPYSSDRGFSVTDFRNVDPKLGSWQDIAQIGDSYQLMFDAVCNHTSSQSKAFQKLLNGNPEYKDIATVYHSPDELSPEDLQKVVRPRTSDLLTKFQSIDGPIWVWTTFSADQIDLNYRNPKVLLWVIETLLLYVRRGADLIRLDAVTYLWEIPGTSCANLEQTHETIKLFRDILNVVAPGVALITETNIPHEQNIAYFGNGHDEAQMVYNFALPPLVLHTFYREDTTALAKWAKQLEFPSDTCTYLNILDTHDGIGLMGVKNILASEDIQYLISRAREHGAFVSYRTGSGGQDEPYEINTTWYSALNLDSDDESLAIQIKRFVASRSIALALKGVPGIYVHGLFGTTNDVNTVLKTKSKRDINRQIIAETVLDEQLQRPDSKLSQLTKALGRLLEIRVCQRAFHPHGEQQILTLSPQCFAVLRVAPECEEHILTITNVSNQICQLEIPLTELKLNDSQSIACATPEDSYWYDLIGHRGWRVQGQKISLTLQPYDVVWLVPFIELERSIDRT
- a CDS encoding A24 family peptidase, giving the protein MEILAIAPTLVVFVFGACIGSFLNVVVYRLPAGLSIVYPASHCPRCQHQLGKTENVPILGWLMLKGRCSYCKTTISFRYPLIEAVTGIMFLIIFGQFGYSVETIGYWILFSWLLSLTLIDFDTMTLPASLTKSGLVLGLVFQVIIGWSNSGSSAAIANAIFGIAGATVGIWLLETIRILGTIIFQQEAMGDADGKLLATIGAWVGWKSVLVTCFVACGLGAVLGGGAMALGLLNKKQPMPFGPFLALGGILSLFYGEAIADVYVNTFFVF